In Streptomyces durocortorensis, a genomic segment contains:
- a CDS encoding anti-sigma factor family protein, which translates to MTPTADTAQHPEVSEISDLTEGLLSPSRAEEVLRHIAGCDLCAEVRDSLDEIRGLLGTLPDPEPMPEDVATRIDAALAAEARPSAPTVDEPVNVSRETETGEAQAGEAEVAGTAISRGTSVGSGSGTSAPDRPAGRRSALTGPGRRPARRRRRAAILGTAFGAAFVGMSVFLLQSLDLTGDSSPTMADRGVSASDSGAHAYTDGTLEAQVQDLIGDEASQASPGVKKVPPNADTKSTGEAFTPESEISKNPMKVPAVAVPPCVQQATGRTTPALALDEGTYRGTDAYLVVLPHTSDPSRVEAYVVAASCVDTAPESTGQLLLTRAYDRP; encoded by the coding sequence GTGACCCCCACGGCCGACACGGCTCAGCACCCGGAGGTCTCCGAGATCTCCGATCTCACCGAGGGACTGCTCTCCCCCTCCCGCGCCGAAGAAGTCCTCCGCCACATCGCGGGATGCGACCTCTGCGCGGAGGTACGGGACTCGCTCGACGAGATCCGCGGTCTGCTCGGAACCCTGCCGGACCCCGAGCCGATGCCCGAGGACGTCGCCACCCGCATCGACGCGGCACTCGCGGCCGAGGCTCGTCCTTCCGCACCCACCGTGGACGAGCCGGTCAATGTTTCACGTGAAACGGAGACCGGAGAGGCACAGGCCGGAGAAGCCGAAGTAGCAGGAACCGCAATTTCCCGGGGCACATCCGTGGGCAGTGGTAGCGGCACATCCGCCCCGGACCGCCCCGCCGGCCGGCGCTCCGCCCTCACCGGCCCGGGCCGGCGGCCGGCCCGGCGCCGCCGCCGTGCCGCAATCCTCGGCACCGCGTTCGGCGCCGCGTTCGTCGGGATGAGCGTCTTCCTCCTCCAGTCCCTCGATCTGACCGGCGACTCCTCGCCGACGATGGCCGACAGAGGGGTCAGCGCATCGGACAGCGGTGCGCACGCCTACACCGACGGCACGCTCGAAGCCCAGGTCCAGGACCTCATCGGCGACGAGGCGAGCCAGGCCAGCCCCGGGGTGAAGAAGGTTCCGCCGAACGCGGACACCAAGTCGACGGGTGAGGCCTTCACTCCCGAATCCGAGATCTCCAAGAACCCGATGAAGGTCCCCGCCGTCGCCGTACCCCCGTGCGTCCAGCAGGCCACCGGCCGCACCACACCCGCCCTGGCCCTGGATGAGGGGACCTACCGGGGAACGGACGCCTATCTCGTCGTCCTTCCGCACACGAGCGACCCCTCACGCGTGGA
- the sigM gene encoding RNA polymerase sigma factor SigM, with the protein MVAGPTDPGSSDADLLARHVAGDPDAFGELVRRHRDRLWAVALRTLGDREEAADAVQDALVSAFRAAHTFRGQSAVTTWLHRITVNACLDRVRKAASRKTSPVDDAERLDQLLEPHESAEAPAVRQDLHRQLQDALATLPAEQRAALVLVDMQGYPVAEAASILDVPSGTVKSRCARGRARLAPLVRHLRGEAGEQAPDGDNDATGRNRTPGRSVPPASGPRDAGTSDPAAAKGGGGRP; encoded by the coding sequence ATGGTCGCCGGACCCACAGATCCTGGATCGAGCGACGCGGACCTGCTCGCCCGGCATGTCGCCGGTGACCCCGACGCCTTCGGTGAGCTCGTACGCCGCCACCGCGACCGCCTGTGGGCCGTGGCACTGCGCACCCTGGGCGATCGGGAAGAGGCGGCCGACGCCGTCCAGGACGCTCTGGTCTCCGCCTTCCGGGCCGCCCACACCTTCCGGGGCCAGTCCGCCGTCACGACCTGGCTGCACCGGATCACCGTCAACGCCTGCCTCGATCGGGTCCGCAAGGCGGCCTCCCGCAAGACGTCTCCCGTGGACGACGCCGAGCGTCTCGACCAGCTCCTGGAACCCCATGAGTCGGCCGAGGCCCCCGCCGTGCGCCAGGACCTCCACCGCCAGCTCCAGGACGCCCTGGCCACACTGCCCGCCGAACAACGAGCCGCCCTCGTCCTCGTCGATATGCAGGGCTACCCCGTCGCGGAGGCCGCCAGCATCCTGGACGTGCCGTCCGGCACCGTGAAGAGCCGGTGCGCCCGGGGCCGGGCGAGACTGGCCCCCCTGGTACGCCATCTACGCGGAGAGGCCGGGGAACAGGCCCCCGACGGGGACAACGACGCCACCGGAAGGAACCGGACGCCCGGCCGATCCGTCCCACCGGCGTCGGGACCACGAGACGCAGGAACAAGCGATCCTGCCGCTGCGAAGGGAGGAGGTGGGCGCCCGTGA